A stretch of Stigmatopora argus isolate UIUO_Sarg chromosome 22, RoL_Sarg_1.0, whole genome shotgun sequence DNA encodes these proteins:
- the LOC144068520 gene encoding vascular endothelial zinc finger 1-like, whose amino-acid sequence MEASWSTFLFQQANEALHHQHQVAQNSLLPLLNAGTEPIDQKPVLPIQIEQKNPSISLDLLKDNVAGGGRPQAPVIKKEHKGKTPFVCGYCNKAFRDSYHLRRHESSHTGIKMVSRPKKTAQTAPTMVPMISTMQRENNGNVSYISTAAGIFSTATTSVSSGASIMTSAMGNMGHHQQSVPKKPAKPVKKNHGCEMCGKAFRDVYHLNRHKLSHSDEKPFECPICHQRFKRKDRMTYHVRSHDGGVHKPYVCSVCGKGFSRPDHLSCHVKHVHSSERPFKCQVTACTSAFATKDRLRSHMIRHEGKVTCSICGKMLSAAYITSHLKTHGQANFNSCIKDEMCNSAIPVTLSTPITTAMHRVNSNNNNNAVTIAAQMNISTNTVNITSPVNLHHPLTITSPVNIASVNIPSSGSMNIAHPVAITTPMPMNIAGPLNIAMRPVDSMPFLSQVLPSSPPW is encoded by the exons ATGGAGGCAAGCTGGAGTACGTTTCTTTTCCAA CAGGCCAATGAAGCCCTCCATCACCAGCACCAGGTGGCCCAGAATAGCTTGCTGCCTCTCCTCAATGCAGGAACCGAACCCATCGACCAAAAGCCCGTGCTGCCCATCCAAATTGAGCAGAAGAACCCTTCCATTTCTTTGGATCTGCTCAAAGACAATGTGGCCGGCGGCGGCCGGCCACAGGCGCCCGTGATCAAGAAGGAACACAAAGGCAAGACGCCGTTTGTTTGCGGCTACTGCAACAAAGCCTTCCGCGACAGCTACCACCTGCGACGCCACGAGTCCAGCCACACCGGTATCAAAATGGTGTCTCGGCCAAAGAAGACGGCCCAGACGGCCCCCACCATGGTGCCGATGATCTCCACCATGCAGCGAGAAAACAACGGGAACGTTTCCTACATCTCCACGGCGGCGGGGATCTTCTCCACGGCGACCACCTCGGTGTCCTCGGGCGCCAGCATCATGACTTCCGCCATGGGCAACATGGGGCACCATCAGCAGAGCGTCCCCAAAAAACCCGCCAAGCCCGTCAAGAAAAACCACGGCTGCGAGATGTGCGGCAAGGCCTTCCGCGACGTTTACCACCTGAATCGCCACAAGCTGTCCCATTCTGATGAAAAGCCTTTCGAGTGCCCAATTTGCCATCAACGCTTTAAAAGGAAGGACAGGATGACCTACCACGTTCGCTCTCACGACGGAGGAGTCCATAAGCCCTACGTGTGTTCCGTCTGCGGGAAAGGCTTTTCCAG GCCCGACCACTTGAGTTGCCACGTCAAGCACGTTCATTCTTCCGAACGTCCGTTCAAATGTCAGGTGACG GCGTGTACCTCTGCTTTTGCCACCAAAGACCGTCTGCGTTCTCATATGATCAGACACGAAGGGAAGGTGACTTGCAGCATCTGTGGGAAGATGCTAAGTGCTGCTTACATCACCAGCCATCTGAAGACTCACGGACAAGCAAACTTCAACTCTTGCATCAAAG ACGAGATGTGCAACTCAGCCATCCCTGTGACCCTCTCAACTCCCATCACCACGGCCATGCACCGGGTCAAttccaataacaacaacaacgccGTCACCATCGCGGCGCAGATGAACATTAGCACCAACACGGTCAACATCACGTCGCCGGTCAACCTCCATCATCCGCTCACCATCACGTCGCCGGTCAACATCGCGTCCGTCAACATCCCCTCCAGCGGATCCATGAATATCGCCCACCCCGTGGCAATAACCACGCCCATGCCAATGAATATCGCCGGTCCACTTAACATCGCCATGAGGCCAGTGGATAGCATGCCTTTCTTGTCCCAAGTCTTACCGTCCTCCCCTCCctggtaa
- the ksr1a gene encoding kinase suppressor of Ras 1 isoform X3: MVKLVKYICKQLQCKLKVPETERPDNLDSYPRLRDWLRTINLRPELIQVVEAKFSLDALLQTAGAQVRDAMKRLGFTSEECARVSAALSCLKSASEAGGEVKEDGTAWLSEATRRDSGSLLSADQLGGLGNPPRPLSPSPLARPSSIHSVPSTPCATFPHPRSCSASAVPTPEPQTPHLRAESPLANNAFPPASGRCARLQSRTRTPPATPPSKRRHRLKPPCTPPPPSRKVLHLLPNITLTRSKSHESQLGNRIEDPLTSKCAKKNKILLNMQVNGNGHEDTPSRYPSPPVRTPGVVQVATTAPYALPGTPTLLEERSIIKNNKAVHHRSSPQAMRRDIGLAVTHRFSTKSWLSQTCQVCQKNMMFGVKCKHCRLKCHNKCTKEAPSCRISFLPVAKIRRTESVPSDINNPVDRPPEAPQFGTLPKAITKKDHPPVLNQLDSSSNPSSTTSSTPSSPAPFQQSNPPSATPPPNPSPKGHRDNRFNFPAACYFQHRQQFIFPDVSSPAILHPDIVKDAVNEMEPSVEDILHADLVEDADEEEEEDDVEVEEEDPGVDEDNEEEEEELCDGGEDDDEDGEDIRTNSGSDGEREIDKLEELPYSRGNPWKVPISRKASQTSVYLQEWDIPFEQLDLGELIGKGRWGKVHKGRWHGEVAIRLLEIDGNNQDHLKLFKKEVMNYRQTRHENVVLFMGACMAPPHLAIITSFCKGRTLYSVVRDSKNTLDINKTRQIAQEIVKGMGYLHAKGIVHKDLKSKNVFHDTNKVVITDFGLFGISGVVQEGRREDRLKLPHGWICYLAPEIVRKMSPGNNEDRLPFSTAADVYAFGTIWYELQARDWPITNQPVEATIWQVGSGEGIKKILSEISLGKEVTEILSACWSYEPRDRPAFTQLAEMLEKLPKLNRRLSHPGHFWKSAEL, from the exons ATG GTGAAGCTGGTGAAATACATCTGTAAACAGCTCCAGTGCAAGCTAAAAGTGCCAGAGACGGAGAGGCCCGACAACCTGGACAGCTATCCACGCTTGCGAGACTGGCTACGTACCATCAATTTACGTCCGGAACTCATCCAG GTAGTGGAAGCAAAGTTCTCCCTGGATGCCTTACTGCAAACGGCAGGTGCTCAGGTGAGGGACGCCATGAAGAGGCTGGGATTCACTTCAGAAGAATGTGCGCGAGTGAGTGCTGCCCTCTCCTGCCTGAAAAGCGCAAGTGAAGCCG GAGGCGAAGTGAAGGAAGACGGCACGGCCTGGTTGTCCGAGGCCACCAGGAGGGACAGCGGTTCTCTCCTGAGCGCCGATCAGCTGGGCGGCCTGGGAAATCCACCGCGACCGCTCAGTCCTTCGCCCTTAGCCCGGCCTTCCAGCATCCACTCCGTGCCCTCCACCCCCTGCGCCACGTTTCCCCATCCCCGCTCCTGCTCGGCGTCGGCGGTCCCCACGCCCGAGCCGCAGACGCCGCACCTCCGGGCCGAAAGCCCCCTGGCCAACAACGCCTTCCCGCCGGCCTCGGGCCGCTGCGCTCGGCTCCAGAGCCGCACGCGTACGCCGCCCGCGACGCCGCCGTCCAAGCGGCGTCACCGACTGAAGCCTCCGTGCACCCCGCCGCCTCCGTCCCGCAAAGTGCTACACCTGCTGCCCAACATCACCCTGACCCGCAGCAAAAGTCACGAATCGCAGTTGGGCAACCGCATTGAAGACCCCCTCACCAGCAA ATGCgcgaaaaagaacaaaatcctCTTGAATATGCAAGTGAATGGCAACGGACACGAGGACACGCCTTCTCGCTACCCCTCCCCTCCCGTGCGGACCCCCGGGGTGGTCCAAGTTGCAACCACCGCGCCTTACGCCCTCCCTGGAACACCCACCCTATTGGAAGAACGTAGCATCATTAAGA ATAACAAAGCCGTTCATCACCGCAGCTCTCCACAAGCCATGCGGAGGGACATTGGTCTCGCAGTCACACACAg GTTCTCCACCAAGTCCTGGCTCTCCCAGACGTGTCAGGTGTGTCAGAAGAACATGATGTTTGGGGTCAAGTGCAAACACTGTCG ACTAAAGTGCCACAATAAATGCACAAAGGAAGCTCCGTCTTGCAGAATCTCCTTTCTTCCAG TTGCCAAAATCCGAAGGACGGAATCCGTACCGTCCGATATCAACAACCCGGTGGACCGTCCTCCCGAAGCGCCGCAGTTCGGTACCTTACCCAAGGCCATCACCAAAAAG GATCACCCCCCCGTCCTGAACCAACTGGACTCCAGCAGCAATCCGTCGTCCACGACCTCGTCCACGCCCTCTTCGCCGGCGCCGTTCCAGCAGAGCAACCCCCCGAGCGCCACGCCGCCACCCAACCCCTCGCCCAAAGGCCATCGGGACAACCGCTTCAACTTCCCAG CTGCCTGCTACTTTCAACATAGACAGCAGTTTATCTTCCCCG ACGTTTCCAGTCCTGCTATTTTGCATCCAGATATTGTCAAAGACGCAGT CAATGAGATGGAGCCGTCGGTAGAGGACATACTCCATGCTGATCTGGTCGAAGATGCCGATGAAGAG GAGGAAGAGGACGATGTTGAGGTGGAAGAGGAAGATCCCGGCGTGGACGAAGACaacgaggaggaagaagaggagctTTGCGACGGAGGggaagacgacgacgaggacggcGAGGACATCCGGACAAACTCTGGCTCTGACGGCGAGCGCGAAATTGACAAGCTGGAGGAGCTCCCCTACTCGCGGGGGAACCCGTGGAAGGTTCCCATCTCTCGGAAGGCCAGCCAGACCAGCGTCTATCTTCAGGAGTGGGACATTCCCTTTGAGCAGCTGGATCTTGGAGAACTCATAGGCAAG GGTCGCTGGGGCAAAGTGCACAAAGGTCGTTGGCACGGCGAAGTAGCCATCCGGCTTCTGGAGATCGACGGCAACAACCAGGACCACCTGAAGCTCTTCAAAAAGGAGGTGATGAACTACAGGCAGACCCGGCACGAGAACGTGGTGCTCTTCATGGGGGCTTGCATGGCCCCGCCCCACTTGGCTATCATAACCAG TTTTTGTAAAGGAAGGACGCTGTATTCGGTGGTGAGAGACAGCAAAAACACTTTGGATATCAACAAGACCAGACAGATCGCCCAGGAGATCGTCAAG GGAATGGGATATCTGCACGCCAAAGGCATCGTCCACAAGGACTTGAAGTCCAAGAACGTTTTTCACGACACCAATAAGGTGGTGATCACAGACTTTGGACTTTTCGGAATCTCCGGCGTGGTTCAGGAAGGGAG GCGGGAGGATCGACTCAAGCTCCCGCACGGCTGGATTTGTTACCTGGCGCCGGAAATAGTGCGCAAGATGAGTCCGGGCAACAACGAGGACCGGCTTCCTTTCTCCACCGCCGCGGACGTCTACGCCTTCGG
- the ksr1a gene encoding kinase suppressor of Ras 1 isoform X1, translating into MDSVATVGGNMVESGEKPERDAGIGIGVGGGGDGGIGVGDAGDDALDAATAALHQCELIQNMIDISISSLQGLRTKCFASNDLTQQEIRTLEVKLVKYICKQLQCKLKVPETERPDNLDSYPRLRDWLRTINLRPELIQVVEAKFSLDALLQTAGAQVRDAMKRLGFTSEECARVSAALSCLKSASEAGGEVKEDGTAWLSEATRRDSGSLLSADQLGGLGNPPRPLSPSPLARPSSIHSVPSTPCATFPHPRSCSASAVPTPEPQTPHLRAESPLANNAFPPASGRCARLQSRTRTPPATPPSKRRHRLKPPCTPPPPSRKVLHLLPNITLTRSKSHESQLGNRIEDPLTSKCAKKNKILLNMQVNGNGHEDTPSRYPSPPVRTPGVVQVATTAPYALPGTPTLLEERSIIKNNKAVHHRSSPQAMRRDIGLAVTHRFSTKSWLSQTCQVCQKNMMFGVKCKHCRLKCHNKCTKEAPSCRISFLPVAKIRRTESVPSDINNPVDRPPEAPQFGTLPKAITKKDHPPVLNQLDSSSNPSSTTSSTPSSPAPFQQSNPPSATPPPNPSPKGHRDNRFNFPAACYFQHRQQFIFPDVSSPAILHPDIVKDAVNEMEPSVEDILHADLVEDADEEEEEDDVEVEEEDPGVDEDNEEEEEELCDGGEDDDEDGEDIRTNSGSDGEREIDKLEELPYSRGNPWKVPISRKASQTSVYLQEWDIPFEQLDLGELIGKGRWGKVHKGRWHGEVAIRLLEIDGNNQDHLKLFKKEVMNYRQTRHENVVLFMGACMAPPHLAIITSFCKGRTLYSVVRDSKNTLDINKTRQIAQEIVKGMGYLHAKGIVHKDLKSKNVFHDTNKVVITDFGLFGISGVVQEGRREDRLKLPHGWICYLAPEIVRKMSPGNNEDRLPFSTAADVYAFGTIWYELQARDWPITNQPVEATIWQVGSGEGIKKILSEISLGKEVTEILSACWSYEPRDRPAFTQLAEMLEKLPKLNRRLSHPGHFWKSAEL; encoded by the exons ATGGATAGTGTGGCTACCGTCGGTGGGAATATGGTGGAGAGTGGCGAGAAACCGGAGAGGGACGCCGGCATCGGCATCGGCGTCGGTggtggcggcgacggcggcatcGGCGTCGGGGATGCGGGCGACGACGCGCTCGATGCGGCCACCGCCGCGCTCCACCAATGCGAACTGATCCAGAACATGATAGACATCTCCATCTCCAGTTTACAGGGGCTCAGGACCAAATGCTTCGCGTCCAACGACCTCACGCAGCAAGAAATCCGCACACTGGAG GTGAAGCTGGTGAAATACATCTGTAAACAGCTCCAGTGCAAGCTAAAAGTGCCAGAGACGGAGAGGCCCGACAACCTGGACAGCTATCCACGCTTGCGAGACTGGCTACGTACCATCAATTTACGTCCGGAACTCATCCAG GTAGTGGAAGCAAAGTTCTCCCTGGATGCCTTACTGCAAACGGCAGGTGCTCAGGTGAGGGACGCCATGAAGAGGCTGGGATTCACTTCAGAAGAATGTGCGCGAGTGAGTGCTGCCCTCTCCTGCCTGAAAAGCGCAAGTGAAGCCG GAGGCGAAGTGAAGGAAGACGGCACGGCCTGGTTGTCCGAGGCCACCAGGAGGGACAGCGGTTCTCTCCTGAGCGCCGATCAGCTGGGCGGCCTGGGAAATCCACCGCGACCGCTCAGTCCTTCGCCCTTAGCCCGGCCTTCCAGCATCCACTCCGTGCCCTCCACCCCCTGCGCCACGTTTCCCCATCCCCGCTCCTGCTCGGCGTCGGCGGTCCCCACGCCCGAGCCGCAGACGCCGCACCTCCGGGCCGAAAGCCCCCTGGCCAACAACGCCTTCCCGCCGGCCTCGGGCCGCTGCGCTCGGCTCCAGAGCCGCACGCGTACGCCGCCCGCGACGCCGCCGTCCAAGCGGCGTCACCGACTGAAGCCTCCGTGCACCCCGCCGCCTCCGTCCCGCAAAGTGCTACACCTGCTGCCCAACATCACCCTGACCCGCAGCAAAAGTCACGAATCGCAGTTGGGCAACCGCATTGAAGACCCCCTCACCAGCAA ATGCgcgaaaaagaacaaaatcctCTTGAATATGCAAGTGAATGGCAACGGACACGAGGACACGCCTTCTCGCTACCCCTCCCCTCCCGTGCGGACCCCCGGGGTGGTCCAAGTTGCAACCACCGCGCCTTACGCCCTCCCTGGAACACCCACCCTATTGGAAGAACGTAGCATCATTAAGA ATAACAAAGCCGTTCATCACCGCAGCTCTCCACAAGCCATGCGGAGGGACATTGGTCTCGCAGTCACACACAg GTTCTCCACCAAGTCCTGGCTCTCCCAGACGTGTCAGGTGTGTCAGAAGAACATGATGTTTGGGGTCAAGTGCAAACACTGTCG ACTAAAGTGCCACAATAAATGCACAAAGGAAGCTCCGTCTTGCAGAATCTCCTTTCTTCCAG TTGCCAAAATCCGAAGGACGGAATCCGTACCGTCCGATATCAACAACCCGGTGGACCGTCCTCCCGAAGCGCCGCAGTTCGGTACCTTACCCAAGGCCATCACCAAAAAG GATCACCCCCCCGTCCTGAACCAACTGGACTCCAGCAGCAATCCGTCGTCCACGACCTCGTCCACGCCCTCTTCGCCGGCGCCGTTCCAGCAGAGCAACCCCCCGAGCGCCACGCCGCCACCCAACCCCTCGCCCAAAGGCCATCGGGACAACCGCTTCAACTTCCCAG CTGCCTGCTACTTTCAACATAGACAGCAGTTTATCTTCCCCG ACGTTTCCAGTCCTGCTATTTTGCATCCAGATATTGTCAAAGACGCAGT CAATGAGATGGAGCCGTCGGTAGAGGACATACTCCATGCTGATCTGGTCGAAGATGCCGATGAAGAG GAGGAAGAGGACGATGTTGAGGTGGAAGAGGAAGATCCCGGCGTGGACGAAGACaacgaggaggaagaagaggagctTTGCGACGGAGGggaagacgacgacgaggacggcGAGGACATCCGGACAAACTCTGGCTCTGACGGCGAGCGCGAAATTGACAAGCTGGAGGAGCTCCCCTACTCGCGGGGGAACCCGTGGAAGGTTCCCATCTCTCGGAAGGCCAGCCAGACCAGCGTCTATCTTCAGGAGTGGGACATTCCCTTTGAGCAGCTGGATCTTGGAGAACTCATAGGCAAG GGTCGCTGGGGCAAAGTGCACAAAGGTCGTTGGCACGGCGAAGTAGCCATCCGGCTTCTGGAGATCGACGGCAACAACCAGGACCACCTGAAGCTCTTCAAAAAGGAGGTGATGAACTACAGGCAGACCCGGCACGAGAACGTGGTGCTCTTCATGGGGGCTTGCATGGCCCCGCCCCACTTGGCTATCATAACCAG TTTTTGTAAAGGAAGGACGCTGTATTCGGTGGTGAGAGACAGCAAAAACACTTTGGATATCAACAAGACCAGACAGATCGCCCAGGAGATCGTCAAG GGAATGGGATATCTGCACGCCAAAGGCATCGTCCACAAGGACTTGAAGTCCAAGAACGTTTTTCACGACACCAATAAGGTGGTGATCACAGACTTTGGACTTTTCGGAATCTCCGGCGTGGTTCAGGAAGGGAG GCGGGAGGATCGACTCAAGCTCCCGCACGGCTGGATTTGTTACCTGGCGCCGGAAATAGTGCGCAAGATGAGTCCGGGCAACAACGAGGACCGGCTTCCTTTCTCCACCGCCGCGGACGTCTACGCCTTCGG
- the ksr1a gene encoding kinase suppressor of Ras 1 isoform X2: MDSVATVGGNMVESGEKPERDAGIGIGVGGGGDGGIGVGDAGDDALDAATAALHQCELIQNMIDISISSLQGLRTKCFASNDLTQQEIRTLEVKLVKYICKQLQCKLKVPETERPDNLDSYPRLRDWLRTINLRPELIQVVEAKFSLDALLQTAGAQVRDAMKRLGFTSEECARVSAALSCLKSASEAGGEVKEDGTAWLSEATRRDSGSLLSADQLGGLGNPPRPLSPSPLARPSSIHSVPSTPCATFPHPRSCSASAVPTPEPQTPHLRAESPLANNAFPPASGRCARLQSRTRTPPATPPSKRRHRLKPPCTPPPPSRKVLHLLPNITLTRSKSHESQLGNRIEDPLTSKCAKKNKILLNMQVNGNGHEDTPSRYPSPPVRTPGVVQVATTAPYALPGTPTLLEERSIIKNNKAVHHRSSPQAMRRDIGLAVTHRFSTKSWLSQTCQVCQKNMMFGVKCKHCRLKCHNKCTKEAPSCRISFLPVAKIRRTESVPSDINNPVDRPPEAPQFGTLPKAITKKDHPPVLNQLDSSSNPSSTTSSTPSSPAPFQQSNPPSATPPPNPSPKGHRDNRFNFPDVSSPAILHPDIVKDAVNEMEPSVEDILHADLVEDADEEEEEDDVEVEEEDPGVDEDNEEEEEELCDGGEDDDEDGEDIRTNSGSDGEREIDKLEELPYSRGNPWKVPISRKASQTSVYLQEWDIPFEQLDLGELIGKGRWGKVHKGRWHGEVAIRLLEIDGNNQDHLKLFKKEVMNYRQTRHENVVLFMGACMAPPHLAIITSFCKGRTLYSVVRDSKNTLDINKTRQIAQEIVKGMGYLHAKGIVHKDLKSKNVFHDTNKVVITDFGLFGISGVVQEGRREDRLKLPHGWICYLAPEIVRKMSPGNNEDRLPFSTAADVYAFGTIWYELQARDWPITNQPVEATIWQVGSGEGIKKILSEISLGKEVTEILSACWSYEPRDRPAFTQLAEMLEKLPKLNRRLSHPGHFWKSAEL, from the exons ATGGATAGTGTGGCTACCGTCGGTGGGAATATGGTGGAGAGTGGCGAGAAACCGGAGAGGGACGCCGGCATCGGCATCGGCGTCGGTggtggcggcgacggcggcatcGGCGTCGGGGATGCGGGCGACGACGCGCTCGATGCGGCCACCGCCGCGCTCCACCAATGCGAACTGATCCAGAACATGATAGACATCTCCATCTCCAGTTTACAGGGGCTCAGGACCAAATGCTTCGCGTCCAACGACCTCACGCAGCAAGAAATCCGCACACTGGAG GTGAAGCTGGTGAAATACATCTGTAAACAGCTCCAGTGCAAGCTAAAAGTGCCAGAGACGGAGAGGCCCGACAACCTGGACAGCTATCCACGCTTGCGAGACTGGCTACGTACCATCAATTTACGTCCGGAACTCATCCAG GTAGTGGAAGCAAAGTTCTCCCTGGATGCCTTACTGCAAACGGCAGGTGCTCAGGTGAGGGACGCCATGAAGAGGCTGGGATTCACTTCAGAAGAATGTGCGCGAGTGAGTGCTGCCCTCTCCTGCCTGAAAAGCGCAAGTGAAGCCG GAGGCGAAGTGAAGGAAGACGGCACGGCCTGGTTGTCCGAGGCCACCAGGAGGGACAGCGGTTCTCTCCTGAGCGCCGATCAGCTGGGCGGCCTGGGAAATCCACCGCGACCGCTCAGTCCTTCGCCCTTAGCCCGGCCTTCCAGCATCCACTCCGTGCCCTCCACCCCCTGCGCCACGTTTCCCCATCCCCGCTCCTGCTCGGCGTCGGCGGTCCCCACGCCCGAGCCGCAGACGCCGCACCTCCGGGCCGAAAGCCCCCTGGCCAACAACGCCTTCCCGCCGGCCTCGGGCCGCTGCGCTCGGCTCCAGAGCCGCACGCGTACGCCGCCCGCGACGCCGCCGTCCAAGCGGCGTCACCGACTGAAGCCTCCGTGCACCCCGCCGCCTCCGTCCCGCAAAGTGCTACACCTGCTGCCCAACATCACCCTGACCCGCAGCAAAAGTCACGAATCGCAGTTGGGCAACCGCATTGAAGACCCCCTCACCAGCAA ATGCgcgaaaaagaacaaaatcctCTTGAATATGCAAGTGAATGGCAACGGACACGAGGACACGCCTTCTCGCTACCCCTCCCCTCCCGTGCGGACCCCCGGGGTGGTCCAAGTTGCAACCACCGCGCCTTACGCCCTCCCTGGAACACCCACCCTATTGGAAGAACGTAGCATCATTAAGA ATAACAAAGCCGTTCATCACCGCAGCTCTCCACAAGCCATGCGGAGGGACATTGGTCTCGCAGTCACACACAg GTTCTCCACCAAGTCCTGGCTCTCCCAGACGTGTCAGGTGTGTCAGAAGAACATGATGTTTGGGGTCAAGTGCAAACACTGTCG ACTAAAGTGCCACAATAAATGCACAAAGGAAGCTCCGTCTTGCAGAATCTCCTTTCTTCCAG TTGCCAAAATCCGAAGGACGGAATCCGTACCGTCCGATATCAACAACCCGGTGGACCGTCCTCCCGAAGCGCCGCAGTTCGGTACCTTACCCAAGGCCATCACCAAAAAG GATCACCCCCCCGTCCTGAACCAACTGGACTCCAGCAGCAATCCGTCGTCCACGACCTCGTCCACGCCCTCTTCGCCGGCGCCGTTCCAGCAGAGCAACCCCCCGAGCGCCACGCCGCCACCCAACCCCTCGCCCAAAGGCCATCGGGACAACCGCTTCAACTTCCCAG ACGTTTCCAGTCCTGCTATTTTGCATCCAGATATTGTCAAAGACGCAGT CAATGAGATGGAGCCGTCGGTAGAGGACATACTCCATGCTGATCTGGTCGAAGATGCCGATGAAGAG GAGGAAGAGGACGATGTTGAGGTGGAAGAGGAAGATCCCGGCGTGGACGAAGACaacgaggaggaagaagaggagctTTGCGACGGAGGggaagacgacgacgaggacggcGAGGACATCCGGACAAACTCTGGCTCTGACGGCGAGCGCGAAATTGACAAGCTGGAGGAGCTCCCCTACTCGCGGGGGAACCCGTGGAAGGTTCCCATCTCTCGGAAGGCCAGCCAGACCAGCGTCTATCTTCAGGAGTGGGACATTCCCTTTGAGCAGCTGGATCTTGGAGAACTCATAGGCAAG GGTCGCTGGGGCAAAGTGCACAAAGGTCGTTGGCACGGCGAAGTAGCCATCCGGCTTCTGGAGATCGACGGCAACAACCAGGACCACCTGAAGCTCTTCAAAAAGGAGGTGATGAACTACAGGCAGACCCGGCACGAGAACGTGGTGCTCTTCATGGGGGCTTGCATGGCCCCGCCCCACTTGGCTATCATAACCAG TTTTTGTAAAGGAAGGACGCTGTATTCGGTGGTGAGAGACAGCAAAAACACTTTGGATATCAACAAGACCAGACAGATCGCCCAGGAGATCGTCAAG GGAATGGGATATCTGCACGCCAAAGGCATCGTCCACAAGGACTTGAAGTCCAAGAACGTTTTTCACGACACCAATAAGGTGGTGATCACAGACTTTGGACTTTTCGGAATCTCCGGCGTGGTTCAGGAAGGGAG GCGGGAGGATCGACTCAAGCTCCCGCACGGCTGGATTTGTTACCTGGCGCCGGAAATAGTGCGCAAGATGAGTCCGGGCAACAACGAGGACCGGCTTCCTTTCTCCACCGCCGCGGACGTCTACGCCTTCGG